Genomic window (Pseudovibrio brasiliensis):
AATTCGGCTTGCATCTTCATCTGTACCTTCTGGTAACAAAGCATCAAGTAATCGGTTCGATGCTCGCTTCAATGCACCTATGTGCGAACTCATAGAACCCGTAACATCGACAATAACAGAAACTTCAACATTACTCCGTGGAAATCTTGCAGTAGAACTACTACCAACAGCTAATGTTTTAACTCCTCCGGTTTCGTCACCAGTCAATAAATCGATAATTGGAAAGAAAGTATTTCTAAGTTCAGCAGTCGCACTAGCTGAAATCGTATCCCCACCAATTTCATAATTTATAACAGGCTTTTGAACGATAACATCATTTCCGACAGAGTCTCGAAGGTTTGCTTCAAAATATTCTTCAACCATAACTTGGACATCATTCTCTTTCATGTCTGTTATTGCGAGTTTATTTGCAGCTGCCAGAACTGCTGCATCGAGTGCCTGATTGACGGCTCGGCGCGTGTTGAAGCCAATACCGTAATCGATCGCCATACCAGCAAACACAATCAAGAGAACCATGAGGATCGCCACGAAAACTGTAACTACCCCATCTTCGGAGCGATTGAACTTCTTGAATAGATCGGAGAATTGCTTGAAGTAACCCATCGTGATGCCCACCATCGACGCCCATGTAATTATGCCTAGCATAATCTAAGGGAGGTATCGCGGGTATTAATCGCTCAACTTTATCGAAAGTTTTGAGGCAGATGGCTAACAAACCATTAACTGCAATCACGGCTCCAGTTCGCTGTCCCAGTAAAGGAAATCCAGCCAGCTTTCGTGGAGGTAGTTTGGTGGGAAGAGGCGACCATTGTTATGTAAGTCCTGAACACGTGGGATGAACGGCATTTGCATGGGGCGCATGTTCATTTCCTGCCAGGATTTATTCGCTTTCCGCAAATTACAGGGCGAGCAGGCCGTAATGACATTGTCCCACGTGGTCAGCCCGCCTTTGCTACGCGGAATGAGGTGATCAAACGTCAGATCTCTCTCAGAACCACAATACTGGCACTGGAACTTATCTCTCAGGAACACGTTAAACCGTGTAAATGCTGGGTTTCTCTCAGTTTCGACAAACGACTTGAGCGCCACAACGCTTGGGAGCTGGAACTCGAAGCTTGGGCTGCGGACAACCTGATCATACTCTGAGACGATGTTCACCCGGTCTAAAAACACAGCCTTCACCGCTTCTTGCCATCCCCAGAGTGACAGGGGATAGTAAGAGAGAGGCCGATAATCTGCATTCAACACAAGCGCTGGGAAAGCGCCTTCTGAAACGACTGCGTTCACAACATACTCCGGAGTTTCGTCTGGCTTAGAGTACCAAACGGAAATCATCTTGAGATGCTGTGATATTGTAGGCCCCAAATGACAGCTATGTGAAGTCTGACACTGCCTCTTACCCTAAGGAAATCAAAACACGGCACCTAGCCACTCAGACAGATCATAACCAAATCAGCGTCTTAGCTCGGCAAATTCCATCAGGTCGCAGCCAATCCTGCAAATAAAAAAAGCGGGAATAGTCGCCTACTCCCGCTTCTCTTTGAATTCTTAGCAGTGATTACTTCCAGTCGCGCACGTCAACAAAGTGACCTGCGATCGCTGCTGCGGCAGCCATGCCTGGAGAAACAAGGTGCGTACGGCCCTTGAAGCCCTGACGGCCTTCGAAGTTACGGTTGGATGTAGAAGCACAACGTTCACCCGGCTTCAGCTTGTCAGCGTTCATCGCCAGGCACATAGAGCAGCCCGGCTCACGCCATTCAAAGCCTGCATCCTTGAAGATCTCATCAAGACCTTCAGCCTCCGCCTGCGCTTTCACCAGACCAGAACCCGGCACGATCATTGCACTCACGGTGTCAGCAACCTTCTTGCCCTTAACAACCGCTGCAGCTTCGCGCAGATCTTCGATGCGACCGTTGGTACAGGAACCAACAAACACACGATCAATCTTGATGTCGGTGATCTTCTGACCCGCTTCAACACCCATGTACTCAAGAGCACGCTCTTTAGAAGCACGGCGGGTCTCGTCTTCAATGTCAGCTGGGTTAGGAACAACGCCAGTCACTGAAGCAACATCTTCAGGAGAAGAGCCCCAGGTCACGATTGGAGGCAGGTTTGCTGCGTCCAGAACGATTTCCTTATCAAACTCAGCATTCTCGTCAGTGAACAGTGTTTCCCAGTAAGAAACAGCCTGCTCCCACGCAGCGCCTTTAGGAGACTTCGGACGCCCCTTCAGGTACTCATAAGTTTTCTCATCCGGAGCAATCAGACCAGCACGCGCACCAGCTTCAATGGACATGTTACAAACGGTCATACGACCTTCCATGGAAAGACCACGAATTGCTTCACCAGCATATTCGATCACGTAGCCTGTACCACCAGCAGTGCCCAGCTCGCCGATGATCGCCAGAACGATATCCTTCGCGGTAACACCTTCAGGCAGCTGACCATTTACGGTCACACGCAGGTTTTTCGCCTTTTTCTGGATCAGCGTCTGGGTCGCCAGAACGTGCTCCACTTCAGAAGTACCGATACCGTGAGCAAGGGAGCCGAATGCACCGTGTGTGGACGTATGACTGTCACCACAAACAATCGTCATGCCTGGCAGAGTGAAGCCCTGCTCTGGGCCAACGATGTGCACAACGCCCTGACGCTGGTCCAGCTCGGAGTAGTACTCAACGCCAAACTCAGCAGCATTGTCTGCCAGTGTCTGAACCTGCAGCGCGCTCTCAGGATCATCAATACCCTTGGTGCGGTCAGTTGTTGGAACGTTGTGGTCAACAACAGCCAGTGTACGCTTAGGGTGACGAACCTGACGTCCAGCCATACGCAGGCCTTCAAACGCCTGCGGGCTTGTAACTTCGTGTACCAGGTGGCGGTCAATGTAAAGCAGGCAAGTACCGTCTTCTTGCGTGCTGACCACGTGGTGGTCCCAGATCTTATCGTAAAGAGTTTTGGCCTGCGACATTGCGCTTGTCTCCTGGAAACGATTAATCCTTGTTTTTCTCGCAGTTCTGATCGCACCTACCAAGCGCTCAAGATCCGAGAAAACAGGATCATTCACTTTTTACCTGCAGCTCTCTGCGGCCGCATAAATCTTGAAAATGCAAAGGCGTCACAACAGAAGCCTCCGCTATACTGGCTCTATTAATCCTCTCAGATCGCCAAAATATCAAGCTTCTTTGCCTTGAGATTCTCTCAAGACCAGGAGGTAATCATAGCAAATTGAAGGCCTTCAAAGGATCCACCACATCACCGCAATACATTGCGATCTAAGCATATATTTCTATAAGCAAAAGTTCAGGTGGGCACATAAGTCGAATGGGAAGTCCAGAACATCCCAAACCACTGCTCACAATGAGAGTGCTTCTATTTTCCTCAAAAGCGCCCTTCGCGTACTTCCGGTCCAGACGCGATGGTATTGTCAAAGCACCAATAAACGGCAAGCGAACCTGCCCCCCATGCGTATGGCCACTCAGTGTTAAATCTACGGATTTCTTAGCATCCAGGAAGATATCTGGTTCATGAGCCAGCAAAATCCGCGGAGCCATATCATCTTCAACCTGACTTAAGGCCACCTCAAGATCATCACGCCGGCCTTTGCCATGCAGCTGGCAGGCTTCTCCATACTGATCATCCAGCCCGATAATCCAGACATGGGAGTTGCCACGTGTCGAAACACGCTGTGCTTTATTCTTAAGAACAATCACACCGGAGGCTTCCAGCGCCTCTCTGGCTTCTTCACCACCTTCCAGCCAATCGTGATTGCCTAGCACACCAAACACGCCCAGAGGGGCCTTTAAACGCTCCATAGGCTGTGCCCAATCGGCAGCTGCAATCAACGGCTTTGCAAAGGGAGGATGCATGGCGGTGTGAAAATCACCCAAAAGCGTAATGAGATCAGGCTCCAGACTGTTCGCACGCTCAACGATGCGCTTAATCCGCTCTGGCCGCATCCATGGCCAGCAGGCATGCAAATCAGTCAGCACCACAACCCGCAAAGGTTTCTGGCCAAGAGCATCAGGAGAGACAACAACTTTATGCCGCGTGATTTTGGGAGGAAGCCAAGGTTCAACGAAAACGGCATAGATACCGAGTAACACGACGAAAAAGATGATGAGTGCAATCACCATTCTGTTTCAAATCCTCTGCTCAGCCATCAACCAAAACCAGCTTAACCCACGTTGATTAATTGTATTCTGACAGGCACCTCGCCTGCCTCCCCAAAAACTACGTGAAGTTCTCTGCAAACAGTTGGTTGAACACTATTAGAAACACCAATAGCACCACATGGCATTCCATGCAGTGGTGAAGCTGGAGTTCCCGAGTTAATCGGGATGAGCAAGGCGGCAGGCAATACCTGCGCTGTTTGTTAAGTTAGTTTCTTCGGCATTGGCTACACGCCTTGCCCGGACGTTTTTGCAGGAGGCTAAAGCCAAGCTCCAAAAGACACTTGGAAGCGTTGCAGCTGTTGGAAAGCCTCAACGCTCAGTGTTGGCGCCCGTTGGTTTGGCCGGACATCCGCTATCCCTCAACACTGTTGGCGAAAGGGGAACCTCCACGGACCCGCCTGAAGATGCGTTAAGTCTTCAGGTAGCCCCGCCCTGCCCACACCGTACCGACGGACGCTCCGCCAGTTGCCCGAATGCGCAGGCATGGCTTTAGTATGGGCATGGTTTCAAGCCAGGGGGATAAGTTTTTGAGGCAAGTAGCCATCACCCCTCGGTGCCATCCCGGCCTTTGAGCCGGGATCCATACCCCCTAGCCTTGCTAATTAACTGAGGCCTAAGCCAATCTCGGTCACCGGGGTTATGGATCCCGGGAGCGACTGAACCCAAGACCAATCAAGCAACAAAAGACCCAGCCTTAACGCAAAAAACCCCGCTGATTTCTCAGCGGGGTTTTTGAAACCAGTACGGTCCGAGAGTAAATTTTACTCTGCAGAACCTTTAGCTTCAGCAGCCTTTTCAGCAGCTTTTGCAGCTTTTGCTTCAGCAGCAGCAGCACGAGCTTCTTCGTTAAGGCGCTTTGCGCGTACGTTGGTTGCTTCAACGATACGTGCGGACTTACCGCGACGCTCACGCAGGTAGTAAAGCTTCGCACGACGGACTTTACCGCGACGTACTACTTCCACACCTTCAACCATTGGGCTGTAGATTGGGAATACACGCTCTACACCTTCGCCGTAAGAAATCTTACGAACGGTGAAGCTTTCGTTGATGCCGCCGCCGGAGCGTGCGATGCAAACGCCTTCATAAGCCTGCACACGAGTACGAGTACCTTCAGTAACGCGTACGAGAACACGTACGGTGTCACCTGGAGAGAACTCAGGAAGCGTACGCTTCTCTTCGATGCGCGCCATTTCTTCGGCGTTGAGCTGCTCAATGATATTCATGGCAGTTTCTTCCATTATACAATTGGTCAGAGCGTCCCTAATGGTCCAGCCACCGGTACGTATTCACCAAACCTTGGCATTATGCCGGGAAGTGAAGTGGAACTAAGACCCTAACGGTAAACGTTAGACAGAATCCACTCCAGTCGGCGCGGGTTTAGCCGATTTTTCTATGTTTGTCATGAAAAAAGTGTAGAAAACAGCCTATCCACGGCTATTTTTTAAGTATTCCTGCCAGAGGTCTGGGCGACGTTCTTCAGTAATCTTTTCAGAGATCTCCAAACGCCACTGATCAATCAGTTTATGATTGCCGCTTTTAAGAACAGCTGGAATCTCCCGGCCCTCAAAATCTACAGGGCGCGTGTAATGTGGGTGTTCCAATAAGCCATTCTCAAAGCTCTCGGTTTCACCGCTCTCTTTATTGCCCATCACACCCGGGATCAGGCGCACAATACTGTCTAGAACCACATGTGCAGCCACTTCACCACCGGAGAGGATATAGTCGCCAATGGAAACTTCTTCGAGCTGACGGCCTTCAATCACACGCTCGTCCACACCTTCAAAGCGACCACAGACGATAATAACACCCGGCCCATCAGCCAGTTCACGCGCCTTAGCCTGAGTAAACGGCTTGCCGCGCGGGCTCATAAGCAGACGAGGACGTGTATCGCCCTCTTCCGTCACATCATCAATCGCCTTACCGAGAATGTCCGGACGCAACACCATCCCGGCCCCGCCGCCAGCTGGCGTGTCATCAACGGAACGGTGTTTATCGGTGGCATAGTCACGAATGTTCTTCGCGGTCAAAGACCAGTCCCCACGCTCCATCGCACGCCCGGACATGCTCATACCCAGATTTCCGGGAAACATCTCAGGGTACAACGTCAAAATGGATGCACGAAAGCTCATGGTGGTCCTGCTATTGTTCTACTTAACGCGTCTGCAATAACTCAATTCGTCTTGGAAAAAAAGAAAACAAAACTTCAGACCGGAAGAATGAACAGGGCCAAAACAGCAAATATAGAAAACGTTATTGCGGTGATAATCGCGAACTTCCACATCCTATTTCGCCAGTGTAAAAATTCATCATCATCACTCGCTGCTAGCATGCGATAGCAACTATAAACAATAAGCGATAAGAGCACTATTGTAGCGATTGCTTGTGCAGTTTCAAAAACGGATAACATCGGCGAACCTCTATTTCAAAATAGAGGTTTCAGAAGTAGTACCTTGCTTGGTTTTGCCTGTGTCTCCAAACACAAAGATTACTCCAGCGAAACAGAGGCCAAGCACTAACACATATGAAAAGCAACGGAGCGACTGACGAAGATTAGAAGTAAAATCACTCTTCGTTTTAGAAGCCCAGGCGTTTATCCAGAAAACACCAGTCATCATCAGAAAGAAGGACGCAATCGCGAAAATTATCGAAAGAAGGATAGTAAACATCAAGGTATCCGAAAACATGCAACAGCTTTAAAGCTAGCATGTTGAAACACTAGCTAAGCGTCAATTGATGAAATCAGATTTTAAACGCTAGTTAGTCCGGTGTGGAACCGTCTTCCGGTTCTTTCTCACCTTCCTCGTAAAAGCCTTCAGGAGCATGAACTTCCACGAAGCCTTCTTCAAGGTTGATGACAGGAACAACTGCTTTGGTGAACGGGAACAGCAGAGATTTGCCGCTCTTAGGTGCGATTTCGATAAGATCGCCAGCACCAAAGTCTAGAAGAGCCAGAACTGTACCAATCTGCTCTTTGTTCTCATCAAGCGCCTTCAGGCCGATGAGGTCAGAGTGGTAGAATTCATCCTCATCTTCCGTTTCAGGAAGACGCTCGCGAGGAATATAAAGCTTCAACCCATTCAGAGCTTCAGCTTCATTACGGTCATTCACGCCTTCAAACTTGGTCACCACCACGTTTTTCTGCACGCGTGCCCGCTTCACTTTAAATTTGCGACTACCGTCTTCGCTTTCCAGCTTGCCGTAATCGCCAAAAGAAAGCGGGTCATCACCAAAAGGTTTGACCCGCACTTCTCCACGTATGCCGTGAGCAGCCCCGATCTGAGCCATTAGAATGCGGTCTTCAGGCTTGTTTGCCATAGCCGGCGTCTCCTTATCAGATCGGGTATGCTTATCTTATTCGGAAGCTTCTGCTGCTTCTGCCGCTGCTTCTTCAGCAGCTGCTTTTGCTTCAGCTTCTGCAGCAAGTTTCTCGTCAAGACGCTCCTGAGCTTTCTTGCCGAGTTTTGCTTTGTTAGGGTTGTTGCGTGGCTCACGCTTCAGCAGGCCAGCAGCATCCAGGAAGCGGTGTACGCGGTCGGTTGGCTTCGCGCCGTGACCAAGCCAGTGCTTGATGCGCTCTTCGTTCAGCTCAACGCGGTTTTCAGCGTCTTTAGGCAGCATTGGGTTGTAGCGACCTACAACTTCGATGAAACGGCCGTCACGTGGGGAACGAACGTCTGCAATAACGATGCGGTAGAAAGGACGCTTTTTAGCACCACCGCGTGCCAGGCGAATTTTTGTAGCCATTGTTTAGTTACTCCTAGGTATTCAGTCTGTGCTGTGTTCAGCAGCAATAGCTTCATGATGCCGAATGACTTCCTTCACGATGAAGTTCAGGAACTTTTCAGCAAAGTCAGGATCAAGATTGGCTTCTGCCGCTAAGCGACGCAGACGCTCAATCTGAAGTTTTTCACGGGCCGGGTCAGCCGGTGGAAGACCATGGGTCGCTTTCAGCTCCCCAACAGCCTGTGTGCAGCGAAACCGTTCAGCCAACATATGCACCAGAGCAGCGTCAATGTTGTCGATGCTGGAACGAAGTCCGCCAAGGATCACCTTGGCTTCTTCTGTCTTATCGATCTCGCTCAATTACTTTTTCCCCTTGCCAAGCCCTGGCAAACCAGGCGCTCCACCAAGACCGGGCAATTTAGGGCCGCCAGCACCTGGCAATCCCCCGGGAAGCCCACCACCCGGTAATCCTTTAGGCAATTCCATACCGCCTGGCAGCTGACCAGACTTAGCCATCTGCTCCAGCGCTTTCGGGTCGATGTTCGGCATTCCGCCGCCCATGCCTGGCATGCCGCCACCCATGGCGCCCATCATCTTGCCAAGCATACCCTTGCCTTTGCCCTTACCCATGGCCTTCATCATGTCGGCCATCTGGCGGTGCATTTTCAATAGCTTATTAACTTCAGCGACCTGTACGCCAGAACCCGCAGCAATACGCTTCTTGCGGCTTGCTTTCAGCAGGTCCGGCTTCGCACGTTCTTGTGTCGTCATGGAAGAAATGATCGCCATCTGGCGCTTGAACATGTTCTCATCAAGGTTGGCTGCAGCAAGCTGCTTCTTCATTTTGCCAACACCTGGAAGCATGCCCATCATGCCGGACATTCCACCCATCTTTTCCATCTGCTTCAGCTGTTCAGAAAGATCGTTCAGGTCAAAGTGACCCTTCTGCATCTTCCGAGCCATCTCCGCGGCTTTTTCCGCATCAATCGCTTCAGCAGCCTTTTCAACGAGGGAGACAATGTCACCCATGCCGAGGATGCGATCAGCAATACGTTTTGGATGGAAGTCTTCAAGAGCGTCAGATTTTTCACCGGTACCAATCAGCTTGATCGGCTTGCCGGTTACAGCACGCATGGAAAGAGCCGCACCACCGCGACCATCACCATCCATACGGGTCAGCATGATACCTGTGATGGAGCAACGCTCATCAAAGCTCTTCGCCAGATTAACAGCGTCCTGACCAGTCAGAGCATCGGCAACAAGCAGAACTTCATGCGGGTTGGAAACAGCTTTAATCTGCTCCATCTCCACCATGAGAGGCTCATCAATGTGGCCGCGACCTGCGGTATCGAGCATGACAACGTCATAACCACCCAGCTTCGCTGCGTTCAGCGCGCGCTTGGCAATATCAACTGGCTGCTGCCCTTCAATGATAGGAAGTGTGTCGATTTCGTTCTGTTCACCCAGAACTTTCAGCTGCTCCTGCGCTGCCGGACGGCGCGTATCAAGAGAAGCCATCAAAACTTTGCGCTTGTCGCGCTGTGTCAGACGACGTGCAATCTTGCCGGTTGCGGTGGTCTTACCTGCACCCTGCAGACCAACCATCATGATACAAACCGGAGCCGGGGCATTCAGGTCGATCGGATGAGATTCCTCACCCAGCATCTCCACCAGCTGGTCATGAACGATCTTGACGACCATCTGACCCGGCTTAATGGACTTAACAACCTCTGCACCAACAGCGCGATGCTTCACCTTGTCGGTGAAAGAACGCACGATCGGCAACGCCACATCAGCCTCGATGAGCGCGCGGCGGACTTCGCGCAGCGCTTCACTAACATCGGATTCAGAAAGCGCACCACGTTTTGTGAGCTTATCTAGAATACCGCCTAGGCGATCTGACAGATTATCGAACATGTCGTTCCTTTAAAATCTCGTTTCGGCACAAGCACCTAAAGAAAACTCCTCGGCGCTGTACACTCGTTCCTCAATGAATTTGGTGTCACCGCAGTCAATTTGCCATGCCAAACCAAGTGCACATAGCAAAAAATCACCCGAGGGCGCATCGCGCTGTCGGGTGTTGACCTCTGGGATCTCTTTATACCTTTGCGGGTCCCAGTCAGTGGCTCCAAAATTCAAATCGAAGGAGTTAACTCGGGTATCTACGAGAAAGCAGGTGCCGAGTCAAGCAAAACTGCCATTTCCTAGAGATTGTATAAGCTTGGATAAAAAGGAAAACTGACAGACACACTCCGTTTCCGGTCAGGCTGGCACTCAATCAGCGAAAAAAGAGGCGATGTAACGATGCTGTTTAGAAATAAGTATCTGTTTTTGTTGTCTCTTATCATCCTCATCGCCGGATTTCTGGTCTACTGGGCCAACACCTATGTTTCTCCCTCCATAACCTTCAACCCAAGCGACATTGGTGAAGATCCGGAAGCTTACATTGCGCGGGTGGAAAGCCGGTTTAAAGATATTAAGCCGGGTCTGGAGAAGCAAATCATCTGGCAGAACCCGGATACCAAAGCCAAAACCGACTATGCCGTCGTCTACATTCACGGCTTCTCCGCCAGTAAAGACGAGATCAGACCCGTTCCGGATCTGGTTGCCAGCTCCATTCAGGCCAATCTCTATTACACACGCCTGCCCGGCCATGCCCGCACCCCAGCCGCAATGGGAGAGCCCGGAGTTGATGACTACTTCAATGCGCTGGCAGAAGCTCTGGCAATCGCAAAGGCCATTGGCAACAAAGTCATCATCATCAGCACCTCCTTCGGCGGCACACTATCCGCTTGGACGGATCTGACAGACCACGCCCTTAAGGAAGACATTGAAGCCATCGTGCTGGTCTCTCCAGTCTTTGAGTTGGCGGCGGCTGGAACCTCCCTGCTCACATACCCTCTCGCAGAGTTCTACACGCCCATCATTGTGGGCAAGTACCGTGTCGCAGATCCCAATGCCAACTTTGAAGAGATCTACGCGTGGACCAACGCCTACCCATCAACCGCCCTGCTTCCACTGGCTGAAACAGTCAAACTGGTTGGCAGTCTGAATGCTGCAAACGCAACCATTCCCACCATGTTCATCTACGATATTCGTGATGAAACCTCATATGAGAAAGCCACAGCCAGATTCTTTGATAACTGGGGCGCTCCAAAGCATCGCCTTCTCATCACAGAATCTTCGGGCAACCATCATGTCATCGCAGGCGACATCACCAATCCCGAAAACAACCTGCTGGTTTCCAACGGTATCATCGAATGGCTGGGCTCTCTGGGCGTGCCCACAATCTACTCGCAATAACACCTTACAGCGTATCTCCGAAAAGTGGAAACCGGTTTTCGGATAAAGATACGCGCAAACAAAGGCTAAAGCAGTTCAGATGTTCCAGCTTAAATGCGAACTGCTTTAAAAGTGCTCTGATTTGATATTTCAACCCAAGCTGGAATATGCTGGTGCCGTTAAGGAACAAAGGCACCCCATATGCTATTTCGATATTTTATTTTTGTAGTGCTGATTTTACTCGTCGGTGGCACAATTGCCTTCATGGTAGGCCCAAGAGAACCACGCGATACAGAGATCACCTTCAAGCCCGAAATCATGGGTGATGATCTCGAACTGTATCTGTCAGACAACGAAGCCAAACTTCAGGATATACGTACTGACACCGCCAAGGAAATCATCTGGTTCAATGGCGAGAAGAACAGCAAAACGCCGCTTTCCATCATTTACATCCATGGCTTTTCCGCCAGCAAACACGAGATCCGCCCTGTTCCAGACCGCGTTGCCAATGAGATGGGTGCCAACCTATTCTACACCCGCCTGACCGGCCACGGGCGCTCCGGCGAAGCAATGGCTGAAGCCACATTGAACGACTGGATCAACGATCTGGCAGAGGCCGTTGAGATTGGGCGCCGCATTGGTGAAAAGACGATCATCATGTCCACCTCAACAGGCGGCTCACTGGCAGCATGGCTGGCTATGCAGGACCATCCGCTGAAAGAGGACATCGCCGCAATGGTGTTCGTCTCACCAAACTTCGGTGTTAAGGCAGCAGGCGGATTCCTGCTCGATATGCCGTATGCACGACACTATGTGCCTCTGATCATTGGTAAAACCCGTTCATCCTCCAAAGCCCCTTCCAAGGAAGAACAGATGGGCTGGACAATCAGCTATCCAAGCGTAGCCCTGCTGCCAATGGCAACCGCAATCTCTGTTCTACAAGAGCAAGACCCAGCGAAGGCCAGCGTCCCTGCTCTGTTCATTTATAGCGAGAAAGACGAAACCATCGACGCAGCACTGACCAATGTCGCCTATGACAAGTGGGGAGCCCAAAAACAGCGTCTGCTCATTGAAAGCTCAGGAGATGACAACAACCACGTCATCGCAGGCGATATCATCAGCCCGCAGAACAACGACCTCGTGGTCTCAACCACAGTTCAATGGCTGAGCGACCAACTGCTCTAAGCACAAAAGCAAAACGGGCGAGAAGTCCCTCGCCCGTTCCGAATTCAAAATACACGATGAGTTCATGTAGTTTCGCATAAACCTGCCTGAACTAATATTGCCAGCTGCGACCTGATGACCACTACTTACATTGGATATCAGAAATGCCATTTATTGTTAATTTTGGTTTCAAGAACGGCCCTGAGCTTTATGCCCTTTCTGATGAGTTTGAGCCGCCTCTAACCCCGCAAAAAGAGTTGCGCACAATGTTATCTAAGGGTCGCAATCGCTTTGATAAGCCGGGTGAGCAAATGGCTATGGATGCTGCCCGGCTTGCCGAAATGCCTCACACGCTCTACCTTAAGGAGGCGGACAAACGCGGCCTGCCGGACATAATCAGCGGTCCCGGTGGTTCTATTGTCGTTAGTGAACGCCTTAAAGATAAGCTGGAAGAGCTTGAACAAGGAAGGCACGGATTTTACCCGGTGGTGATAAAGCAAAAAGGTACTGAGAAGGTCTATGGGACTGGACATATTCTGTACCTGCATCAAAAGCTTGACATCATTGATCATGACAACACGCTTTATGTGGGTGCTAAAAATTATGACGGGCCACGTTATGGGGGCGGAGAGGATAGAGCGGCCTCCAATCATTTTGAGCTGCGCTCGGTCACCTCTCCTGGAAAGCAGCTTTACACCTGTGATGCCTATCTTATTCACTTTAAGCCCGGCAGCCTGGAGGGCCACCACCTCTGGCGCGGTACCGTTGGCAAACCCGAATATTTTGAAAGCTCTACCTACCATCCAAACCCGACAACCTATATTGATCCACTAGCTAGGACAATATTTATAAGTGATGAACTTGCCCGGTGGATTCTGGCCGAGAAGATCATAGGCTGGGATCTATTTCCTATTCTGGACAAGCACGTTGATTGGGGTGCTGCTCAGTTCAACAAGTAGAACCCAATCAAACACCCCGCCTACTGCGAATAGTCGCGCGCACCAAACACGGCGGAACCAACACGCACGTGTGTCGCGCCATGTTGCACAGCGATTGGGTAGTCGGAAGACATGCCCATGGAGAGCTTTTCCAGATCGTTCCGCTTTGCGATTTTCTCAAGCAACGCGAAATGCATGCCCGGTGCTTCATCAACCGGTGGAATGCACATCAGGCCTTCAATCTCCAGCCCATATTCATCACGGCATTTCGCGATAAACGCATCCGCTTCCTTTGGAGGAATACCAGCCTTCTGGTCTTCTTCCCCGGTATTAACCTGAATGAACAGCTTTGGCGTCTTGCCTTGCTTATCCATCTCAGCTTTCAGCGCTTTAGCGATTTTATCGCGATCCACGGTATGGATAACGTCAAAGGTCTGAATAGCTTCTTTGGCCTTGTTGGATTGCAGCGGGCCAATCAGATGCAGCTCAACACCTTCAAACTCTTCACGAAGTCCCGGC
Coding sequences:
- a CDS encoding metallophosphoesterase, which produces MVIALIIFFVVLLGIYAVFVEPWLPPKITRHKVVVSPDALGQKPLRVVVLTDLHACWPWMRPERIKRIVERANSLEPDLITLLGDFHTAMHPPFAKPLIAAADWAQPMERLKAPLGVFGVLGNHDWLEGGEEAREALEASGVIVLKNKAQRVSTRGNSHVWIIGLDDQYGEACQLHGKGRRDDLEVALSQVEDDMAPRILLAHEPDIFLDAKKSVDLTLSGHTHGGQVRLPFIGALTIPSRLDRKYAKGAFEENRSTLIVSSGLGCSGLPIRLMCPPELLLIEIYA
- the trmD gene encoding tRNA (guanosine(37)-N1)-methyltransferase TrmD codes for the protein MSFRASILTLYPEMFPGNLGMSMSGRAMERGDWSLTAKNIRDYATDKHRSVDDTPAGGGAGMVLRPDILGKAIDDVTEEGDTRPRLLMSPRGKPFTQAKARELADGPGVIIVCGRFEGVDERVIEGRQLEEVSIGDYILSGGEVAAHVVLDSIVRLIPGVMGNKESGETESFENGLLEHPHYTRPVDFEGREIPAVLKSGNHKLIDQWRLEISEKITEERRPDLWQEYLKNSRG
- the leuC gene encoding 3-isopropylmalate dehydratase large subunit, whose translation is MSQAKTLYDKIWDHHVVSTQEDGTCLLYIDRHLVHEVTSPQAFEGLRMAGRQVRHPKRTLAVVDHNVPTTDRTKGIDDPESALQVQTLADNAAEFGVEYYSELDQRQGVVHIVGPEQGFTLPGMTIVCGDSHTSTHGAFGSLAHGIGTSEVEHVLATQTLIQKKAKNLRVTVNGQLPEGVTAKDIVLAIIGELGTAGGTGYVIEYAGEAIRGLSMEGRMTVCNMSIEAGARAGLIAPDEKTYEYLKGRPKSPKGAAWEQAVSYWETLFTDENAEFDKEIVLDAANLPPIVTWGSSPEDVASVTGVVPNPADIEDETRRASKERALEYMGVEAGQKITDIKIDRVFVGSCTNGRIEDLREAAAVVKGKKVADTVSAMIVPGSGLVKAQAEAEGLDEIFKDAGFEWREPGCSMCLAMNADKLKPGERCASTSNRNFEGRQGFKGRTHLVSPGMAAAAAIAGHFVDVRDWK
- a CDS encoding chorismate mutase codes for the protein MSEIDKTEEAKVILGGLRSSIDNIDAALVHMLAERFRCTQAVGELKATHGLPPADPAREKLQIERLRRLAAEANLDPDFAEKFLNFIVKEVIRHHEAIAAEHSTD
- the rimM gene encoding ribosome maturation factor RimM (Essential for efficient processing of 16S rRNA), translated to MANKPEDRILMAQIGAAHGIRGEVRVKPFGDDPLSFGDYGKLESEDGSRKFKVKRARVQKNVVVTKFEGVNDRNEAEALNGLKLYIPRERLPETEDEDEFYHSDLIGLKALDENKEQIGTVLALLDFGAGDLIEIAPKSGKSLLFPFTKAVVPVINLEEGFVEVHAPEGFYEEGEKEPEDGSTPD
- a CDS encoding HNH endonuclease: MISVWYSKPDETPEYVVNAVVSEGAFPALVLNADYRPLSYYPLSLWGWQEAVKAVFLDRVNIVSEYDQVVRSPSFEFQLPSVVALKSFVETERNPAFTRFNVFLRDKFQCQYCGSERDLTFDHLIPRSKGGLTTWDNVITACSPCNLRKANKSWQEMNMRPMQMPFIPRVQDLHNNGRLFPPNYLHESWLDFLYWDSELEP
- the rplS gene encoding 50S ribosomal protein L19, with amino-acid sequence MNIIEQLNAEEMARIEEKRTLPEFSPGDTVRVLVRVTEGTRTRVQAYEGVCIARSGGGINESFTVRKISYGEGVERVFPIYSPMVEGVEVVRRGKVRRAKLYYLRERRGKSARIVEATNVRAKRLNEEARAAAAEAKAAKAAEKAAEAKGSAE
- the rpsP gene encoding 30S ribosomal protein S16, with protein sequence MATKIRLARGGAKKRPFYRIVIADVRSPRDGRFIEVVGRYNPMLPKDAENRVELNEERIKHWLGHGAKPTDRVHRFLDAAGLLKREPRNNPNKAKLGKKAQERLDEKLAAEAEAKAAAEEAAAEAAEASE